In Deinococcus taeanensis, one DNA window encodes the following:
- a CDS encoding ABC transporter permease, with product MTTLAPDTARPRVRLSKPARRFLRNKLAVLGAVILLLFSVLAVFAPLVTSAQPSQIFFSDLRAAPGGSHPFGADELGRDIYSRVVYGARVSLSAGLVSVLLALATGTSLGLIAGYFRGWADEVIMRVVDAMLALPFLVLAIALAAILGPSLQNTMIAIAIVSAPAFARITRGEVLAQREREYVQAAQALGARDGRLMLRHLLPNISGALIVQTSLAIANAILAESSLSFLGLGIQPPEPSWGSMLNAARGFLQDAPWMALFPGVAIFLTVLAFNLLGDGLRDALDPRSRA from the coding sequence ATGACGACTCTTGCCCCCGACACCGCCCGGCCCCGCGTCCGCCTCAGCAAACCCGCCCGGCGCTTCCTGCGCAACAAGCTCGCCGTGCTCGGCGCCGTGATTCTGCTGCTGTTCAGTGTGCTCGCCGTGTTCGCCCCGCTGGTGACCAGCGCCCAGCCCAGCCAGATCTTCTTCAGCGACCTGCGCGCCGCGCCGGGCGGCAGCCACCCGTTCGGCGCGGATGAACTGGGACGGGACATCTACAGCCGGGTGGTGTACGGCGCGCGCGTCTCCCTGAGCGCCGGACTGGTGTCCGTCCTGCTCGCCCTGGCCACCGGCACGAGCCTGGGCCTGATTGCCGGGTACTTCCGCGGCTGGGCCGATGAAGTGATCATGCGCGTGGTCGACGCCATGCTGGCCCTGCCGTTCCTGGTGCTCGCCATCGCGCTGGCCGCCATTCTCGGGCCCAGCCTGCAGAACACCATGATCGCCATCGCGATCGTCAGCGCCCCCGCGTTCGCCCGCATCACCCGCGGCGAGGTGCTCGCGCAGCGCGAGCGCGAGTACGTGCAGGCCGCGCAGGCGCTCGGCGCGCGGGACGGCCGGCTGATGCTGCGTCACCTGCTGCCGAACATCAGCGGCGCGCTGATCGTGCAGACCTCACTTGCCATTGCCAACGCGATTCTTGCCGAGTCCAGCCTGTCCTTCCTGGGCCTGGGCATCCAGCCGCCCGAACCCAGCTGGGGCTCGATGCTCAATGCCGCCCGCGGCTTCCTGCAGGACGCGCCGTGGATGGCGTTGTTTCCTGGCGTGGCCATCTTCCTGACCGTGCTGGCCTTCAACCTGCTGGGTGACGGCCTGCGCGACGCCCTCGATCCGCGGAGCCGCGCGTGA
- a CDS encoding sulfite exporter TauE/SafE family protein, with translation MTLFVTALIGVLAGVLGAILGLGGGVVVVPALEFVLPLLGRDITIQQAVAVSQFSVLAVGLSGAAAYLGQGLVRARTGYLLSPYTIVGGTVGSFLGLVLPAQAVATVFAALLLYSAFSLVRGLKRVEVEREPSRLVPPAMTFAGVMSGLLGIGGGTVQVPVMNLMGGLPIRQAIATSTFIMGLTAVANALIYQAGGLLDGRLACAVAFGVLIGARAGAGLQKRIPDRGLKLFFSALLVLTAAQLLLKYWGPA, from the coding sequence TTGACCCTGTTCGTCACGGCCCTGATCGGCGTTCTGGCCGGGGTGCTGGGCGCCATCCTGGGGCTGGGGGGCGGCGTGGTCGTCGTGCCGGCCCTGGAGTTCGTGCTGCCGCTGCTGGGGCGGGACATCACCATTCAGCAGGCGGTGGCCGTCAGTCAGTTCAGCGTGCTGGCGGTGGGGCTGTCCGGCGCCGCGGCGTATCTGGGGCAGGGTCTGGTGCGGGCGCGCACGGGGTACCTGCTGTCGCCCTACACGATCGTGGGCGGCACCGTGGGCTCCTTTCTGGGCCTGGTGCTGCCGGCGCAGGCGGTTGCCACGGTGTTCGCGGCGCTGCTGCTGTACTCCGCGTTCAGCCTCGTCCGGGGTCTGAAACGTGTGGAAGTGGAACGCGAGCCGAGCCGGCTGGTGCCGCCCGCCATGACCTTCGCCGGCGTGATGAGCGGCCTGCTGGGCATCGGCGGCGGAACCGTGCAGGTGCCCGTCATGAACCTGATGGGCGGGCTCCCCATCCGGCAGGCCATTGCGACCAGCACGTTCATTATGGGCCTGACCGCCGTGGCGAACGCCCTGATCTACCAGGCGGGCGGGCTGCTGGACGGCCGGCTGGCCTGCGCGGTGGCGTTCGGCGTGCTGATCGGTGCCCGCGCCGGCGCGGGTCTGCAAAAACGCATTCCGGACCGCGGCCTGAAGCTCTTTTTCTCCGCGCTGCTGGTGCTCACCGCGGCGCAACTGCTGCTGAAGTACTGGGGGCCTGCATGA
- a CDS encoding gamma-glutamyltransferase family protein has product MQTSLSRQPVYARQGMVATSQPLAAQAGLFILQQGGNAVDAAVATAAALTVVEPTSNGIGGDLFALVWADGQLHGLNASGRSPALLTRGALPGGELPTHGWLPVTVPGAPRGWADLHGRFGRLPFAQVLAPAIHYAERGYPLSPVLADGWQRGIRAHQQRQGAEFAPWLDTFAPDGFHARAGEVWASAAHARTLDLIARSHAEAFYEGELAAQIDAFARATGGLLRAEDLAGHRSEWVTPISAAYQGHVAWEIPPNGQGLAALLALGILDGLDLPGHLDEHSLHLQIEAMKLGFADAKRYVADPHHADVPVEALLSPAYTAARRALIGPQARDPEPGDPHSHGTVYLAAADQEGQMVSLIQSNYMGFGSGVVVPGTGIGLQNRGHNFNLEAGHPNEIAPGKRPYHTIIPGFLTRVDGTPVGPFGVMGGFMQPQGHVQVVLNTVRYGMNPQQALDAPRWQWTGGKVIEVEHELGSALARALQGRGHQVKVELNSTAFGRGQIIWRDPLTGVLCGGSESRADGQVAAF; this is encoded by the coding sequence ATGCAGACGTCACTCTCCCGCCAGCCCGTATACGCCCGCCAGGGCATGGTCGCCACCAGTCAGCCCCTCGCCGCGCAGGCCGGCCTGTTCATCCTCCAGCAGGGCGGCAACGCGGTCGACGCCGCCGTCGCCACGGCCGCCGCCCTGACGGTCGTGGAACCCACCAGCAACGGCATCGGCGGTGACCTGTTCGCCCTGGTGTGGGCGGACGGGCAACTGCACGGCCTCAACGCCTCCGGCCGCTCGCCGGCCCTGCTGACCCGGGGCGCCCTCCCGGGCGGGGAACTGCCCACGCACGGCTGGCTGCCCGTCACGGTTCCGGGCGCTCCGCGCGGCTGGGCGGACCTGCACGGCCGTTTCGGGCGCCTGCCGTTCGCGCAGGTGCTCGCCCCGGCCATCCACTACGCGGAACGCGGCTACCCCCTCTCCCCTGTGCTGGCCGACGGCTGGCAACGCGGCATTCGCGCGCACCAGCAGCGGCAGGGAGCGGAATTCGCCCCGTGGCTCGACACCTTCGCGCCGGACGGCTTTCACGCGCGGGCCGGCGAGGTGTGGGCCTCCGCCGCCCACGCCCGCACCCTGGACCTGATTGCCCGCAGTCACGCTGAGGCCTTTTACGAAGGAGAGCTGGCCGCGCAGATCGATGCGTTCGCGCGCGCCACCGGCGGCCTGCTGCGCGCCGAGGATCTCGCCGGACACCGGAGCGAATGGGTGACCCCCATCAGCGCGGCGTACCAGGGGCACGTGGCCTGGGAGATTCCCCCCAACGGGCAGGGGCTCGCCGCGCTGCTCGCGCTGGGCATCCTCGACGGCCTGGACCTCCCGGGCCACCTCGACGAACACAGCCTGCACCTGCAGATCGAAGCGATGAAACTGGGCTTCGCGGACGCCAAACGGTACGTGGCGGACCCGCACCACGCGGACGTGCCGGTCGAGGCGCTGCTCAGCCCGGCCTACACGGCCGCGCGGCGCGCACTGATCGGCCCGCAGGCGCGCGACCCCGAGCCGGGTGACCCCCACTCGCACGGCACGGTGTACCTGGCGGCGGCCGACCAGGAGGGCCAGATGGTCAGCCTGATCCAGAGCAACTACATGGGCTTCGGAAGCGGCGTCGTCGTGCCCGGCACAGGGATCGGCCTGCAGAACCGCGGGCATAACTTCAACCTGGAAGCCGGCCATCCGAACGAAATCGCGCCGGGGAAACGCCCGTACCACACCATCATCCCGGGCTTCCTGACCCGGGTGGACGGCACCCCGGTCGGTCCGTTCGGCGTGATGGGCGGCTTCATGCAACCCCAGGGGCACGTGCAGGTGGTGCTGAACACCGTCCGGTACGGCATGAATCCTCAGCAGGCCCTGGACGCGCCCCGCTGGCAGTGGACCGGCGGGAAGGTCATCGAGGTCGAGCATGAGCTCGGGTCGGCCCTCGCCCGCGCCCTGCAGGGGCGGGGCCATCAGGTGAAGGTGGAGCTCAATTCCACTGCGTTCGGGCGCGGGCAGATCATCTGGCGTGACCCCCTGACCGGCGTGCTGTGCGGCGGCAGTGAGTCCCGTGCCGACGGTCAGGTGGCCGCGTTTTGA
- a CDS encoding helix-turn-helix transcriptional regulator, producing the protein MDGQTAEQALLLEQLQQVARGLAQTFAPFCEVVVHDLTHPEHAILAIHNNLSGRSVGQSATELGLARLADPDSPAVIANYAGRLADGRPVKSTSIGLKNAQGAYVAALCLNLDLTVFQGLHSVLTPFIQVEATPEETLDPAGAGALRAQIDAFAARRGLTPRTLSVHDRRQLLLELRASGHLDIRRAMEIVAGHLQISRAAVYTAAKQPGRH; encoded by the coding sequence ATGGACGGTCAGACTGCGGAGCAGGCGCTTCTCCTTGAACAGCTTCAGCAGGTCGCCCGCGGACTGGCCCAGACCTTCGCGCCCTTCTGTGAGGTCGTCGTGCACGACCTGACCCACCCGGAGCACGCTATCCTCGCCATTCACAACAACCTGTCCGGCCGCAGCGTCGGGCAGAGCGCCACCGAACTCGGCCTCGCCCGCCTCGCGGACCCCGACTCCCCAGCGGTCATCGCCAACTACGCCGGGCGCCTCGCGGACGGCCGGCCGGTCAAGAGCACGTCCATCGGCCTCAAGAACGCCCAGGGCGCCTACGTGGCGGCCCTGTGCCTCAACCTGGACCTGACCGTGTTTCAGGGCCTGCACAGCGTCCTGACGCCGTTCATCCAGGTGGAAGCCACGCCGGAGGAGACGCTGGATCCCGCCGGGGCCGGCGCCCTGCGCGCACAGATCGACGCCTTCGCCGCGCGGCGCGGCCTCACCCCCCGGACCCTGAGCGTGCACGACCGGCGCCAGCTGCTTCTGGAACTGCGCGCGTCCGGGCACCTGGACATCCGCCGCGCCATGGAGATCGTGGCCGGCCACCTCCAGATCTCCCGCGCTGCCGTGTACACCGCCGCGAAACAGCCCGGACGCCACTGA